From Paenibacillus polymyxa, the proteins below share one genomic window:
- a CDS encoding L-cystine transporter: MDTFFIILNVIVLLALLGVLVWMQKKRISFTKRVFTGLGFGLIYGAILQYAYGAGSEVITKSVDWFNLAGNGYVRLLQMVVIPLIMVSIISAIMNLKGRQNLGKISVSIIAVLLITTAIAASVSIVTSLSFDLKAIEIQSGEKEQAQGLKMEERLGTVQDMTIPQQVLEFIPSNPFEDMTGARRTSTLAVVIFSAFIGVAVLGLDRKKPEQAQTFRKVIDAVYAVVMRIVTLVLRLTPYGILALITKVVATTNPDEILKLIKFVLASYVALLVMFVIHLILLALFGYNPVTYVKKVLPTLVFAFTSRSSAATIPLNVETQTKKLGVSDGIANLSATLGATIGQNGCAGIYPAMLAVMIAPTVGIDPTSWDFILTLILVVTVSSFGVAGVGGGATFASLIVLSTLNLPVALAGLLISVEPLIDMGRTALNVNDSITAGLISGKVLKENDQDVFNNHGTDLDAAAHS, from the coding sequence ATGGATACCTTCTTTATTATTTTAAATGTTATCGTGCTGCTTGCACTGCTCGGCGTGTTGGTCTGGATGCAGAAAAAGCGCATCTCTTTTACAAAAAGAGTTTTTACCGGGCTCGGCTTCGGACTGATCTACGGGGCTATTCTTCAGTACGCTTATGGGGCTGGCTCAGAGGTCATTACCAAATCGGTCGATTGGTTCAACCTTGCAGGTAATGGTTATGTCCGTTTGCTGCAAATGGTCGTTATTCCGCTTATCATGGTGTCGATTATTTCGGCTATTATGAATTTGAAGGGAAGACAGAACCTAGGCAAAATAAGCGTGTCCATTATTGCAGTGCTACTGATTACAACGGCGATTGCAGCTTCAGTAAGTATTGTAACCAGCCTGTCTTTTGATCTAAAAGCAATTGAGATTCAAAGTGGTGAAAAGGAGCAAGCGCAGGGACTGAAGATGGAAGAACGCCTGGGAACAGTTCAGGATATGACTATTCCACAGCAGGTGCTGGAATTTATTCCTTCGAATCCTTTTGAAGATATGACAGGGGCACGCCGTACATCGACGTTGGCAGTGGTTATCTTCTCAGCCTTTATCGGGGTGGCAGTACTCGGATTGGATCGTAAAAAACCGGAGCAGGCGCAAACCTTCCGCAAAGTGATCGACGCAGTGTACGCTGTAGTGATGCGGATTGTAACGCTGGTGCTAAGATTGACGCCTTACGGTATTTTAGCACTGATCACGAAAGTTGTAGCTACGACAAATCCGGATGAAATCTTGAAGCTGATCAAGTTTGTACTTGCTTCTTATGTGGCTTTATTGGTCATGTTCGTTATTCATCTTATTTTGCTGGCCTTGTTCGGTTATAATCCAGTGACATATGTGAAAAAGGTATTGCCTACGCTGGTTTTTGCTTTTACGTCTCGTTCCAGTGCAGCGACCATTCCATTAAATGTTGAAACACAAACGAAAAAGCTTGGTGTGTCCGACGGCATCGCAAATCTGTCCGCGACCCTGGGTGCAACCATTGGGCAAAACGGCTGTGCGGGTATTTATCCTGCCATGCTGGCGGTCATGATTGCTCCAACGGTGGGCATAGATCCTACAAGCTGGGATTTTATCCTCACACTTATTCTGGTTGTTACGGTGAGCTCGTTCGGTGTGGCAGGTGTAGGCGGGGGTGCCACTTTCGCTTCCCTGATCGTGCTTTCTACCCTGAACCTTCCCGTGGCCTTGGCAGGATTGCTCATTTCGGTTGAACCGTTAATTGATATGGGCCGTACCGCGTTGAATGTTAATGATTCTATTACCGCAGGTCTTATCTCTGGCAAAGTACTCAAGGAGAACGATCAAGACGTGTTCAACAACCATGGCACGGATCTGGATGCAGCGGCACACTCTTAA
- a CDS encoding methyl-accepting chemotaxis protein: protein MKRFNRSLGAKLRIMFLLIQLFASLLFSISFYAVSMSIINSSVMPQVDQLLETGAKNVYQDLNISLAVQAGQGSGSGSSSAMQMEAYLQDKVDTLKLESAYIAVLKDDGKAEVVARNVKSAYKVKDTLVPVEDIKKAKQGEMNISGIYSDSHGVHKTAFFAISGSNLILGVNEDVGFVQEKSQQILWICIGITLTTLILGGVISTLVIRKVVQPIAELVRHSEKIAQGDLSQDTKVHGVNEIAQLARSFQSMSHNLKEMIGHVLTTSGAVVKGSDELLRRTEAMSVKVQDSTAAAEEVAKGSNSIASAAAENAQAMEEIAQGVQHIASSANDVSDQISEATKETVNGNTLAQKAVAQMSQVGHAADESLRYIHSMNERSEAIGSIVSAIFDITKQIQMLSLNASIEAARAGEHGRGFAVVAGEVRKLAEQSKEATQEISDYLVTIQEVSQQSVDSVTQVSREIHSGTEMVQQASFAFNQLSELMQKINATIQTVSAATEQVSASSEEVSASVEETALIAANAQHMIQEIGLNADEQLNEMESHSEVVRQLSQQATELQKAVQKFKIK from the coding sequence ATGAAGCGTTTTAATCGTTCCCTTGGCGCAAAGCTACGAATTATGTTTTTGCTCATTCAGCTCTTTGCGTCTCTTCTGTTCAGCATCAGTTTTTATGCAGTTTCCATGAGTATCATTAATAGCAGTGTCATGCCTCAAGTAGACCAATTGCTAGAAACTGGGGCTAAAAATGTGTATCAGGATCTCAATATTTCCTTAGCTGTTCAAGCTGGGCAAGGAAGTGGGTCTGGTTCCAGCTCTGCTATGCAGATGGAAGCTTATCTTCAGGACAAGGTTGACACCCTCAAATTAGAATCCGCATATATTGCGGTGCTGAAGGATGATGGTAAGGCCGAAGTTGTCGCACGAAACGTAAAATCAGCATATAAGGTCAAGGATACCCTCGTTCCTGTTGAGGATATTAAAAAAGCCAAACAAGGCGAGATGAATATCAGTGGCATTTACAGCGACTCGCACGGAGTACACAAAACCGCCTTCTTTGCCATATCAGGCAGTAATCTGATTCTTGGCGTGAACGAAGATGTTGGATTCGTACAGGAAAAATCCCAACAAATTCTATGGATTTGCATAGGTATTACACTGACAACACTTATACTGGGCGGAGTTATTTCTACCCTTGTCATACGTAAAGTTGTACAGCCCATTGCCGAATTGGTTCGTCATAGCGAAAAAATTGCCCAAGGTGATCTTTCACAAGACACGAAGGTTCATGGAGTTAATGAAATCGCTCAACTTGCCCGCAGCTTCCAATCTATGTCTCATAACTTGAAAGAAATGATTGGCCATGTGCTTACTACATCAGGTGCAGTTGTTAAAGGGTCGGACGAGCTGCTTCGTCGGACTGAGGCTATGAGTGTAAAAGTGCAGGACTCTACAGCTGCCGCTGAAGAAGTAGCCAAGGGCAGCAACAGCATCGCTTCTGCTGCTGCTGAAAATGCGCAGGCTATGGAGGAGATTGCTCAAGGTGTTCAGCATATCGCTTCCTCTGCCAATGATGTATCTGATCAAATCAGTGAAGCGACGAAAGAAACGGTTAACGGTAATACGCTTGCTCAAAAAGCTGTAGCTCAAATGTCACAGGTAGGACATGCCGCTGATGAGTCGCTTCGATACATACATAGTATGAATGAACGCTCAGAAGCTATTGGTAGCATCGTTTCTGCAATTTTCGATATTACAAAGCAGATTCAAATGTTGTCCCTGAATGCCTCCATTGAGGCTGCCCGTGCGGGCGAGCATGGACGGGGCTTCGCTGTAGTTGCCGGGGAAGTTCGCAAGCTCGCAGAGCAATCCAAAGAAGCAACACAGGAAATTTCGGACTACTTGGTTACCATTCAGGAAGTATCGCAGCAATCTGTGGACTCTGTGACCCAGGTTAGCCGTGAGATTCACTCGGGAACAGAAATGGTTCAGCAGGCGAGTTTCGCTTTTAACCAGCTAAGTGAGCTCATGCAAAAGATCAACGCTACGATTCAAACCGTATCCGCAGCAACAGAGCAAGTATCCGCCAGCTCGGAGGAAGTATCTGCTTCCGTGGAAGAAACAGCTCTCATTGCTGCCAATGCACAGCATATGATTCAGGAGATCGGTTTAAATGCCGACGAGCAACTGAATGAAATGGAAAGCCACAGTGAGGTTGTTCGTCAATTAAGCCAACAAGCAACTGAGCTGCAAAAGGCGGTCCAAAAATTTAAAATTAAGTAA
- a CDS encoding queuosine precursor transporter produces the protein MFNLLWGAAFVLVNFMFFLLCYRLFGKKGLYAWIGVATVLANIQVTKTIDLLGITTTLGNTMYVSMYMASDLLNEKYGPKEARKAVWFGFFTLIMTTITMQMVLLFEPTATDFAQTPMQQLFGLLPRLALASLTAYAVSQLLDVRLYAWIRKFFPERHQLWIRGNGSTMISSFIDTLIFCSIAFYGYAWGIWIELLFTTYILKFVLTAAGTPILYIARNFRLIEEEGQTLKP, from the coding sequence ATGTTTAATCTGTTATGGGGGGCAGCATTTGTCCTCGTCAATTTTATGTTCTTTTTGCTATGTTATCGGTTGTTTGGTAAAAAAGGGCTATACGCCTGGATTGGCGTTGCTACTGTATTGGCCAATATTCAGGTAACCAAAACCATTGATCTGCTCGGCATTACCACGACATTGGGAAATACAATGTATGTTTCTATGTATATGGCCAGCGATTTACTAAATGAAAAATATGGGCCTAAAGAGGCGCGAAAAGCTGTGTGGTTTGGCTTTTTCACTCTGATTATGACGACGATCACGATGCAGATGGTGCTGTTATTTGAGCCTACTGCAACCGATTTTGCCCAGACACCGATGCAACAGCTCTTCGGATTGTTGCCAAGGCTTGCGCTTGCCAGCTTGACAGCCTATGCGGTCAGTCAATTGCTGGACGTGCGTCTATATGCCTGGATTCGCAAGTTTTTCCCGGAGCGTCATCAGCTCTGGATTCGCGGCAATGGCAGCACGATGATCAGCTCGTTTATAGACACCCTCATTTTCTGTAGCATTGCCTTTTACGGCTATGCGTGGGGGATATGGATCGAACTGCTGTTCACCACCTACATCTTAAAATTTGTACTGACTGCGGCAGGTACACCGATTTTATACATCGCACGTAATTTCCGTTTGATAGAAGAGGAGGGGCAAACCCTCAAGCCTTAA
- a CDS encoding beta-glucoside-specific PTS transporter subunit IIABC — MDRNQLSKEILTLVGGEENVEQVIHCMTRLRFNLHDDKKAQKEQLQKTDGVMGVMESGGQFQVIIGNDVANVYKSLVSNMSKAPQSETGASTASKKKQNPISQLFDFIAGMFTPILPAITGAGMIKGIIALLVAMHWMSDKSQTYTILAAIGDGAFYFLPIILAVSAARKLGSNMFIGAAIGASILHPDITALLASNVKVSFIGLPVTAATYSSTVIPIVIAIWLASYVEKFIDKYTHASLKLLVVPTLTLLIIVPLTLVAVGPLGSIIGNGLSGGISWLFENTSALAGLLLGGTFSLIIMTGMHYALVPIMIGSIATLGYDYMIPIMGAANLAQAGATLGVFLKSKNAKVKTVAFSTSLTAIMGVTEPAMYGVNMRFKKPFTAALIGGAVGGGFMSLFGTKAYVVGGLVGLPGLAMFIGPTFLYAILGLIIAFVVATIVTYVIGFTDEKNEEATQAADAAGEISTEEVAQSAMSSLPKGEKIPVFSPIVGEVKPLSEVNDPAFSQEIMGRGWAIEPSEGRVVSPVEGTVFSISKSGHAVGLVSDSGLEMLIHVGMDTVKLKGLHFTPHLKAGDRVKVGDLILEFDLVEIRKAGYETITPVIVTNVDQFSELEPAGNQHKVVKEQELLYTVIV; from the coding sequence ATGGATCGAAATCAATTATCCAAAGAGATACTTACATTGGTCGGTGGAGAAGAAAATGTAGAGCAGGTCATTCACTGTATGACGCGCTTGCGTTTCAATCTTCATGATGATAAGAAAGCTCAAAAAGAGCAGTTGCAAAAAACGGATGGTGTCATGGGAGTCATGGAGAGTGGCGGCCAGTTTCAGGTGATTATCGGTAATGATGTAGCTAATGTATATAAATCGTTGGTGAGCAACATGTCCAAGGCACCGCAAAGTGAAACAGGCGCAAGCACTGCATCCAAGAAAAAACAAAACCCGATCAGCCAACTGTTCGACTTTATTGCGGGTATGTTTACACCTATTTTGCCAGCGATCACCGGTGCAGGTATGATCAAAGGGATCATTGCCCTATTGGTAGCTATGCACTGGATGTCTGACAAGAGTCAAACCTATACGATTTTAGCGGCAATAGGTGATGGTGCGTTCTACTTCCTGCCTATTATTCTGGCTGTCAGTGCTGCTAGAAAACTCGGCAGTAATATGTTTATTGGTGCGGCGATTGGTGCTTCTATTTTACATCCAGACATTACAGCATTACTGGCTTCGAATGTGAAGGTTAGCTTTATTGGCCTTCCGGTGACAGCGGCCACGTATTCCTCGACCGTTATTCCAATTGTTATCGCGATCTGGCTGGCGTCCTATGTTGAAAAATTCATTGATAAGTATACTCATGCATCACTGAAGTTGCTTGTTGTCCCAACACTGACTTTATTGATTATTGTACCTTTGACTTTGGTTGCTGTAGGGCCGCTCGGCTCTATTATTGGTAACGGCCTGTCTGGTGGTATCTCTTGGTTGTTTGAAAATACAAGTGCACTTGCAGGTCTACTGCTCGGCGGTACCTTCTCCCTGATCATTATGACGGGTATGCACTACGCGTTGGTTCCGATTATGATCGGATCGATTGCAACGCTGGGTTATGACTACATGATTCCAATTATGGGAGCAGCTAACTTGGCTCAGGCTGGTGCTACACTCGGCGTATTCTTGAAATCCAAAAATGCCAAAGTCAAAACAGTGGCCTTCTCCACGAGCTTGACAGCTATTATGGGTGTAACCGAGCCTGCAATGTATGGTGTTAATATGCGGTTTAAAAAACCGTTTACGGCAGCGTTGATTGGCGGAGCTGTCGGCGGGGGCTTTATGAGTTTGTTTGGCACAAAAGCGTACGTCGTTGGGGGACTCGTTGGTTTGCCTGGTCTGGCTATGTTTATTGGACCGACTTTCTTGTATGCAATTCTTGGTCTCATTATTGCATTTGTGGTTGCTACGATTGTTACCTATGTGATCGGTTTTACAGATGAAAAGAACGAAGAAGCGACACAAGCAGCAGATGCTGCTGGCGAGATCTCTACTGAGGAAGTAGCACAATCTGCGATGAGCTCACTGCCAAAAGGTGAGAAAATCCCGGTATTCAGCCCAATTGTGGGTGAAGTTAAACCGCTCAGTGAAGTCAATGATCCTGCATTTTCTCAAGAAATTATGGGTAGAGGATGGGCTATTGAACCCTCCGAAGGTCGGGTTGTTTCCCCAGTTGAGGGCACAGTGTTCTCCATTTCCAAAAGTGGGCACGCTGTAGGTTTGGTGAGTGATTCAGGACTTGAAATGCTCATTCACGTAGGGATGGACACTGTTAAACTAAAAGGACTTCATTTTACACCTCATCTTAAAGCAGGAGATCGCGTAAAGGTAGGCGATCTTATACTGGAGTTTGATCTGGTGGAAATCCGCAAGGCTGGATACGAAACGATAACGCCTGTTATTGTTACAAATGTAGATCAGTTTAGCGAATTGGAGCCCGCAGGGAATCAGCATAAAGTCGTTAAGGAACAAGAACTGTTATATACAGTGATCGTCTAA
- a CDS encoding MBL fold metallo-hydrolase, producing the protein MLRSQRNPKQLNMNIGTQILILEVSMGPFFGHSIIHPVLLKDEDGLTLIDSGMLGQLEPLRKAISDVGEDISRLKRIIITHQDIDHIGNVQALLDLLPNTALLAHKDDIPYMTGERPFIKLTPERINLMEPALKQQAEDMIRRLPDLRFAHMLEDGEHLPYGGGIQIIHTPGHTPGHISLYVPAHKLLLAADELRVVEGELVGPAESATPDMPLALKSLDKLTVLDVDKVLCYHGGYYDQNVQAHLQALSQSRE; encoded by the coding sequence ATGCTTCGGAGTCAAAGGAATCCGAAGCAGCTTAATATGAATATTGGAACTCAAATTTTGATTTTGGAAGTGTCTATGGGACCTTTTTTTGGACACTCGATCATTCATCCTGTACTACTCAAGGACGAGGATGGACTTACACTGATAGACTCGGGCATGCTCGGCCAATTGGAGCCTCTGCGCAAAGCTATTTCAGATGTGGGTGAGGATATAAGCCGTCTGAAAAGAATTATTATAACGCATCAGGATATTGACCATATCGGAAATGTTCAAGCACTGCTGGACTTGCTACCGAACACTGCCCTGCTGGCCCATAAGGATGACATTCCATATATGACAGGAGAACGACCATTTATAAAGCTGACGCCGGAACGCATCAATCTGATGGAGCCTGCACTCAAGCAACAAGCAGAGGATATGATTCGCCGCCTGCCAGATTTGCGCTTTGCTCATATGCTTGAGGACGGTGAACATCTGCCTTATGGTGGAGGCATACAGATTATTCATACACCTGGTCACACGCCCGGACATATCAGCTTGTATGTGCCTGCACACAAGCTGCTGTTGGCAGCAGATGAACTGCGTGTAGTCGAGGGTGAGCTGGTCGGTCCCGCTGAGTCGGCTACGCCGGATATGCCGTTGGCTCTGAAGAGCCTTGATAAACTGACCGTATTGGATGTAGATAAGGTACTCTGCTACCATGGTGGTTACTATGATCAGAATGTGCAGGCACATCTGCAAGCATTAAGTCAGTCAAGAGAATAA
- a CDS encoding PTS transporter subunit EIIC: MDRELLSKEINSEVEGEDKQEPTRNKDKANRGGNPFSRLFDFISGVFTPCLPLLIGGGIIQVIAPVLLFLDFFSDTQVSTVLGYIGGVVYYFLPVMIAVNAARKLGSNLFNAAAIAACSFHPGIIELLQSSLKMNSDDLPVVEPQYVASFILILIVVWLASKIEKGLSRFDRYSIQLLVVPTLTLIIIVPLLLFVFGPLWTTLAHNLSDGLASLFDDAEVFAGLLFGGTIPVLNSTGMQYMMSMNIIESIATNGYDSITPVVGAAVMAQAGAAFGVCVKSKNAKVKTLAASTGILAMFGIIEPALYGVNVRFKKPLIAGLVGGAVGGACMCLFEVKLTAFTALSGLLSLPLFSDATFVYAILSMLISFVTAGVITYFMGFVDEKEERSKIASDPASVLLRI; the protein is encoded by the coding sequence ATGGATCGTGAATTACTTTCTAAGGAAATAAACTCGGAGGTAGAAGGAGAAGATAAACAGGAACCGACTAGAAACAAAGATAAAGCGAATAGAGGAGGCAATCCGTTCAGCCGCCTGTTTGATTTTATCTCAGGTGTATTCACTCCGTGCTTGCCATTGCTAATTGGTGGAGGAATCATTCAGGTGATTGCGCCTGTTTTATTGTTCTTAGATTTTTTTTCTGATACTCAAGTTTCCACTGTTTTAGGGTACATTGGTGGGGTCGTATATTATTTTTTGCCCGTTATGATAGCGGTAAATGCGGCAAGAAAGCTTGGTAGCAATTTATTTAATGCGGCGGCAATTGCGGCCTGCTCATTTCATCCTGGCATTATAGAACTGCTGCAATCCAGCCTAAAAATGAACTCAGACGATTTACCCGTGGTGGAGCCGCAGTATGTTGCTTCTTTTATACTGATCCTTATTGTTGTCTGGCTTGCATCAAAGATTGAAAAGGGATTGAGTAGGTTCGACCGCTATTCTATTCAACTATTGGTCGTTCCGACATTGACGCTTATCATTATTGTGCCTTTATTACTGTTTGTTTTTGGTCCGCTGTGGACGACCCTGGCTCATAACTTGTCAGATGGTCTTGCTTCACTGTTTGACGATGCGGAAGTATTTGCGGGTCTGCTGTTTGGCGGGACGATACCTGTGCTCAATTCTACGGGCATGCAATATATGATGTCGATGAACATAATAGAATCCATAGCTACGAATGGCTATGATTCTATTACTCCTGTTGTTGGGGCAGCAGTTATGGCTCAGGCAGGCGCGGCCTTTGGTGTATGTGTTAAATCCAAAAATGCCAAAGTCAAAACACTAGCTGCTTCCACAGGCATATTGGCTATGTTTGGAATCATTGAACCGGCATTATACGGCGTTAATGTGCGCTTCAAAAAACCGCTTATCGCGGGACTGGTCGGCGGGGCTGTTGGCGGGGCGTGTATGTGTCTGTTTGAAGTGAAATTGACTGCTTTTACAGCCTTATCTGGCTTGCTTAGCTTACCACTGTTTTCCGACGCTACATTTGTTTACGCCATTTTGAGCATGCTGATTTCGTTCGTTACGGCTGGCGTAATTACGTATTTTATGGGCTTTGTGGACGAAAAAGAGGAGCGATCCAAAATTGCATCCGATCCCGCATCAGTGCTTCTTCGGATTTGA
- the licT gene encoding BglG family transcription antiterminator LicT — protein MKIAKVLNNNVVTVIDEQQKELVIMGRGIAFKKNTGDEIEEEKIEKIFKLESTEVSRKLMTLMSDIPIEYVEISDEIIQYAKTILGVELHDSIYISLTDHIHFAIERYRLGMDIKNALYWEIKRMYRKEFAIGTKALHMIQDKLGVTLPDDEGAFIALHLVNAQLNSEMRETITLTNIVKDIINIVSRFFVMELDEESLSYYRFITHLKFFAQRVMNGTPVQNTDNSLHDMVKVQYKDAYACAEKIRDYTTKIYGRSLSQDEMLYLTIHIERIIKNQ, from the coding sequence ATGAAGATAGCAAAGGTGCTGAATAATAACGTCGTAACGGTCATTGATGAACAGCAGAAAGAATTAGTCATTATGGGAAGAGGAATTGCTTTTAAAAAGAACACAGGCGATGAGATTGAAGAGGAGAAAATCGAGAAAATTTTCAAGCTTGAAAGTACCGAGGTTTCCCGTAAATTGATGACCCTGATGTCTGATATCCCTATTGAGTATGTTGAAATTTCTGATGAAATCATCCAATATGCCAAAACGATACTTGGTGTAGAGTTGCATGACAGCATCTATATTTCGCTGACAGATCATATCCATTTTGCCATAGAGCGTTATCGTTTGGGTATGGACATCAAGAATGCACTTTACTGGGAAATCAAACGAATGTACCGCAAAGAATTCGCGATTGGAACCAAAGCATTACACATGATTCAGGACAAGCTGGGGGTTACACTTCCAGATGATGAAGGGGCGTTTATTGCCTTACATTTGGTGAATGCACAGCTTAACAGTGAAATGCGTGAAACGATAACCCTGACTAATATCGTCAAGGATATCATAAACATTGTAAGTCGCTTTTTTGTAATGGAGCTGGATGAAGAGTCATTAAGCTATTACCGCTTTATTACACATCTCAAATTTTTTGCCCAACGGGTTATGAATGGAACTCCTGTACAAAATACAGATAATTCCCTTCATGATATGGTTAAGGTACAATATAAGGACGCTTATGCTTGTGCGGAAAAAATAAGAGATTATACGACTAAGATCTATGGTCGAAGCTTGTCCCAGGATGAGATGCTGTATCTCACCATTCATATCGAACGCATCATTAAAAATCAATGA
- a CDS encoding M24 family metallopeptidase: protein MNDKMTRLYDELKSQAWDGLLVTDPKHIYYLTGFASDPHERFLGLVLLRDQEPELIVPALDAEAAQAASSVTRISTHTDTDNPYDLLRQRTGTGVKAFALEKEHVSVLRYEQLHTAIGAAQYVDLGPVLQDMRVRKTPEEVQRLKHAARLVEDALRHGLTHVREGVTEVELVAEIEYQMKKLGADGPSFDTTVLSGPKTALPHGVPGTRKLQHGDLLMFDMGVYSDGYASDITRTFAFGKLSTELETIYNTVLRSNETGIAAIRPGVSCASVDQAARAVVEAAGYGPAFNHRVGHGLGMSVHEYPSVHGGNNDLLHEGFVFTIEPGIYVPGLGGVRIEDDVLVTSEGVEVLTSFPKELTVLG from the coding sequence ATGAATGATAAAATGACCAGATTGTATGATGAACTGAAGTCACAAGCTTGGGATGGCCTACTTGTGACCGATCCCAAACATATTTACTACCTGACAGGCTTCGCCAGTGATCCGCACGAGCGTTTTCTAGGGCTCGTGCTGCTTCGTGACCAAGAACCAGAACTAATTGTACCAGCCCTGGACGCAGAAGCTGCCCAAGCTGCTTCCTCGGTGACGCGTATATCCACCCACACCGATACGGACAATCCGTATGATCTGTTACGCCAACGCACAGGTACCGGAGTGAAAGCATTCGCACTGGAAAAGGAACACGTCTCCGTCCTCCGTTACGAACAACTACATACTGCCATTGGCGCTGCTCAATATGTTGACTTGGGTCCGGTGCTTCAAGACATGCGCGTGAGAAAAACTCCTGAGGAAGTACAACGTCTGAAGCATGCAGCTCGTTTGGTGGAAGATGCTCTTCGTCACGGCCTAACCCATGTTCGCGAAGGGGTGACCGAAGTCGAGTTGGTAGCCGAAATCGAATACCAGATGAAAAAACTCGGTGCAGATGGTCCATCCTTTGACACTACAGTGTTGTCTGGACCCAAAACAGCCTTGCCACATGGTGTCCCAGGGACCCGCAAGCTGCAACACGGTGATCTGCTCATGTTTGATATGGGTGTATATTCCGATGGTTATGCTTCGGATATTACGCGCACTTTTGCCTTTGGCAAGCTGTCAACTGAGTTGGAAACGATATATAATACGGTTCTTCGCTCAAATGAAACCGGAATTGCCGCCATTCGCCCGGGAGTTTCCTGCGCATCCGTAGATCAGGCAGCACGAGCCGTTGTTGAAGCCGCTGGATATGGCCCTGCTTTTAACCATCGGGTTGGACATGGTCTTGGTATGAGTGTTCATGAATATCCATCTGTACACGGAGGCAATAACGATCTGCTTCATGAAGGGTTTGTGTTCACGATCGAACCCGGCATCTACGTACCAGGTCTGGGGGGGGTGCGGATTGAAGATGACGTTCTGGTCACCTCTGAGGGTGTTGAAGTGCTGACTTCCTTTCCGAAGGAACTGACCGTGCTGGGGTAA